The proteins below come from a single Chitinophaga pinensis DSM 2588 genomic window:
- a CDS encoding intradiol ring-cleavage dioxygenase, whose translation MERKDFLRNGMGILGLASIVPILNACGKDNDTTSTDTDTTTGTDTEGGSCTVTDTETDGPYPLYKSRGSSIQRVDITDGKTGLPLSITITVRNVKDSCNVVSNARVDIWHCDKDGYYSGYSNTGYLGTQDNSALVFCRGLQYSDSNGRVKFMSVYPGWYTGRVTHIHAQIYVDSSLKLTTQIAFPDTINTAVYKTSLYSAHGQNSMTNAQDNIIMDSLDNELATLTANTTTGGYDLTHTIYISA comes from the coding sequence ATGGAAAGAAAAGATTTTCTCAGAAACGGGATGGGCATACTGGGCCTCGCTTCCATCGTACCAATACTGAATGCGTGCGGAAAAGATAATGATACAACCAGTACGGATACAGATACAACAACAGGCACAGATACAGAAGGCGGTTCCTGTACCGTAACAGATACAGAAACTGACGGACCGTATCCGCTGTATAAAAGCAGAGGTTCCTCCATTCAGCGCGTAGATATTACAGATGGTAAAACGGGTCTCCCATTAAGTATTACCATCACGGTACGCAATGTAAAGGACAGTTGTAATGTAGTTAGCAATGCACGTGTGGACATCTGGCATTGTGATAAGGATGGATACTATTCCGGTTATAGTAATACAGGATATCTGGGTACACAGGACAACAGCGCACTGGTATTCTGCAGAGGTTTACAATATAGCGATAGCAACGGCCGGGTAAAATTCATGTCTGTTTATCCGGGTTGGTATACAGGTCGTGTCACACACATACATGCGCAGATCTATGTAGATAGTTCACTGAAACTGACCACGCAGATTGCTTTTCCGGATACGATCAACACAGCGGTTTATAAGACCTCATTATATAGTGCACATGGACAGAATTCCATGACGAATGCACAGGACAATATTATTATGGATTCACTGGACAATGAACTGGCAACGCTGACTGCCAACACAACCACAGGGGGGTATGATCTGACACATACTATCTACATTTCTGCTTAA
- the bcp gene encoding thioredoxin-dependent thiol peroxidase, translating to MTHLKEGDKAPIFKGIDQEGKQVSLTDLKGKKVILYFYPKDMTPGCTAQACNLRDNYQALLKKGFAVVGVSTDSEKRHQKFTEKYELPFPLLADEDRMIHTQYGVWGEKKFMGRIFDGTHRTTFLINEKGVIDKIIVKPDTKNHTEEILEIWQ from the coding sequence ATGACACATTTGAAAGAAGGGGACAAAGCGCCCATATTCAAGGGCATTGACCAGGAAGGAAAGCAGGTATCCCTGACAGATCTGAAAGGAAAGAAAGTGATCCTCTATTTTTATCCGAAAGACATGACGCCGGGGTGTACAGCCCAGGCATGTAACCTGAGAGATAATTACCAGGCCTTGCTGAAAAAGGGATTTGCAGTAGTAGGCGTCAGTACGGACAGCGAGAAAAGGCATCAGAAGTTTACCGAGAAATATGAGCTGCCTTTCCCCTTACTGGCAGACGAGGACAGAATGATACATACACAGTATGGCGTGTGGGGAGAGAAGAAGTTCATGGGACGCATTTTTGACGGCACACATCGTACGACTTTCCTGATCAACGAAAAGGGTGTGATTGATAAGATTATCGTGAAGCCTGATACAAAGAATCATACAGAAGAGATCCTTGAGATCTGGCAATAA
- a CDS encoding peptidoglycan DD-metalloendopeptidase family protein, producing MIKRIFGLCILVPQLLHAQLPEKNYPQGYFRNPLNVPIQLAGNYGELRPNHFHAGIDIKTQQQENLPVYAAADGYVSRIGVSHTGYGNIVYITHPNGYTTTYGHLNRFFPALEQYVKQQQYAAESWATDLKIPADKFPVKKGEFIAWSGNTGGSAGPHVHFEVRDTHTEKPLNPLLFGFDIPDTKAPEVTRIAIYDMDRSVYDQTPLILPVKKVEGEYVTVTPVVKVRAAVAGIGLNAVDRMSNAPNSYGIYEVVMFDKDVPNSGFQIDNIGFDESRYINAHVDYKLKKGGGPWMQLLFSVPGNKLGIYKDVQGDGTIDLSDGTPHPVKLLVKDAYGNSTTVKFSLQQSGEAIEPTKCANTMFAESRNIFENNQVEFSLDEEALYDRICFNYAEIAAGEKSKSVSSIFRLHTALIPIHDYFTLRIKPDRAIPAALQNKVVMIREGLGETIVGTKLDNGWYTGEFRELGNFHLEVDTVMPKIALLGGVKNGANLAKAARLSFTISDNSGIKAYKAELDGKWLMFSRKGNTITYTFDEHCKAGKHSLRLLVTDLAGNTKEQTITFTR from the coding sequence ATGATAAAACGAATATTCGGGTTATGCATCCTGGTGCCTCAGCTGTTACACGCTCAATTACCGGAAAAGAACTACCCTCAGGGGTATTTCCGCAATCCGCTGAACGTGCCTATCCAACTGGCGGGTAATTATGGAGAGCTTCGTCCCAATCACTTTCACGCGGGCATTGATATTAAGACCCAGCAACAGGAAAACCTGCCCGTATATGCAGCGGCAGATGGCTATGTCAGCAGGATCGGCGTTTCTCATACAGGGTATGGCAACATCGTCTACATCACCCACCCGAACGGGTATACCACTACATATGGTCACCTGAACCGTTTTTTCCCGGCGTTGGAGCAGTATGTAAAGCAACAGCAATATGCGGCAGAGAGCTGGGCTACCGACCTGAAGATCCCTGCAGACAAGTTTCCTGTTAAAAAAGGAGAGTTCATTGCCTGGAGCGGTAATACCGGTGGTTCTGCTGGTCCGCATGTGCACTTTGAGGTCAGAGATACACATACAGAGAAGCCGCTGAACCCATTGCTGTTCGGTTTCGATATTCCCGATACGAAAGCGCCTGAAGTAACCAGGATAGCGATTTATGACATGGACAGAAGTGTCTATGACCAGACGCCACTGATACTGCCGGTAAAGAAAGTAGAAGGCGAGTATGTAACCGTCACGCCTGTAGTGAAGGTGAGGGCTGCCGTTGCGGGTATCGGCCTGAATGCGGTAGACCGTATGAGCAATGCGCCTAACAGCTACGGTATCTATGAAGTGGTGATGTTTGATAAGGATGTGCCTAACAGTGGCTTCCAGATCGATAACATTGGCTTTGACGAGTCCAGGTATATCAACGCGCATGTGGACTACAAGTTGAAAAAAGGTGGTGGTCCGTGGATGCAGCTGCTGTTCTCCGTACCAGGCAACAAGCTCGGTATCTATAAGGATGTGCAGGGAGACGGTACCATTGACCTGTCAGACGGCACCCCCCATCCGGTAAAATTGCTGGTAAAGGATGCCTATGGCAATTCTACGACTGTCAAGTTCTCTTTGCAGCAGAGCGGAGAGGCAATAGAGCCGACCAAATGTGCCAATACGATGTTTGCTGAATCCAGGAATATCTTTGAAAACAACCAGGTAGAGTTTTCACTGGATGAAGAAGCGTTATACGATAGGATCTGCTTTAATTATGCAGAGATCGCGGCAGGAGAGAAGTCTAAATCAGTTTCCTCTATTTTCAGGCTGCATACGGCATTAATACCGATACACGACTACTTTACCCTGCGTATTAAGCCTGACAGAGCGATTCCTGCGGCACTGCAAAACAAGGTAGTAATGATCCGTGAAGGGCTGGGAGAGACCATTGTGGGTACCAAGCTGGATAATGGCTGGTATACGGGGGAGTTCAGAGAATTGGGTAACTTCCACCTGGAAGTGGACACCGTGATGCCTAAAATCGCTTTACTGGGCGGTGTTAAGAATGGTGCAAACCTAGCGAAGGCAGCCAGACTGTCTTTTACCATCAGCGACAATTCTGGTATCAAAGCCTACAAGGCTGAACTGGATGGAAAATGGCTGATGTTCTCCCGTAAAGGCAATACAATCACTTATACATTTGATGAGCATTGTAAAGCCGGTAAACACAGTCTGCGTTTACTGGTGACCGACCTTGCTGGTAATACAAAAGAGCAGACCATTACTTTTACAAGATAG
- the porU gene encoding type IX secretion system sortase PorU: MKLTVFFCLLLACYLPVAGANGRGGPYAAHSVLSQGSWYKLGVTREGIYKIDKSLLNGIGISGSLSEVRLYGTGGQMLPESNAVSRHDDLPEVALLEQEDALFFYAPGPHSWQYQGGNFTRSTNLYTDTAWYFVTVVSGRGKRVARDMSTPAATVTVNSYDYRVWHESDSINFLSSGKQWWGTNFSSVKPSLGLSFPMEQAPTSLKVGLRVAARGTSTSRFSLKIGNSVVGTLNLSPVSGNIFESFAAVASGYYTAGYTGDILPVELTFTPGGGGAQGWLDYVSVQARYPLKKGGLDQLFFRDAISVAPGQTAQYRIREANSATVVLDVTTPLSPVRLNTQLTGTMLTFSRDCSTLHEYVAFDGKQDLPLIKGGVVPNQDLHDINGTNMLIVTTPSLRTAASKLAAWHGTHDGLNVRVVTVNEIYNEFASGTPDPTAIRDFVKMCHDRGGLQYLLLFGDASYDYKNRIAGNTNMIPTWQSTISTDPVYAYPSDDFFGFLDDADDINDNGRVNLLDVAIGRLPVQQPSQAEVVVNKIIGYNVPANYGRWQQHITIVADDGDDNLHLQDAESMSQIVSTQWPAGNIKKIYLDAYPKIADPGGSRYPAVNTAIAEDLFDGTLIWNYTGHGSYSRLAEEVILEESSLDTWKNGGRLPLFITATCDFAPFDNPAYVSLGEKLLLKEQGGGIALMTTTRTVFSASNKVMNANYLERLLTPHEDGRMPTLGEAAMLAKNKTSATLIDIPNNRKFQLLGDPALTLAFPQYHVVTDSINGKAVGDIPDTLKAMGKYTVKGHLEDEQGIRQDSYKGTLYTTVYDKPALQYTLGNDAGSTKAAYYQRQNILYRGQQSVQNGWFSCTFVVPADIDYQSGAGALSFYAANSIMAAGGVYTGVQIGGTADGIEQDQSGPVIKAYLDNEYFRNGGLTAENPVLLLHLKDDQGINTSGYGIGHDLIATLDNDEGQYYILNNFFEATTDSYQEGHVRFPLYNLTEGPHTMSIRAWDTHNNSGKATLQFRVIKSSGMTVGKASCYPNPFHDQTQFTFEHNQQNQVLDVIVRIYTITGQQIKTMRHTINDGGSRYVGASWDGTNDSKARVPPGMYIYSILVTANGKTSILGGKVSVF, encoded by the coding sequence ATGAAGCTAACCGTCTTCTTCTGTTTATTACTTGCCTGTTACCTGCCGGTAGCGGGAGCTAATGGGAGAGGTGGACCTTACGCTGCACATTCAGTGCTTTCCCAAGGGAGCTGGTATAAGCTCGGTGTAACCCGGGAAGGCATCTACAAAATAGATAAGTCTCTGCTCAACGGAATCGGTATCAGCGGGAGTCTCAGTGAAGTAAGATTATATGGTACTGGCGGACAAATGTTGCCTGAAAGCAATGCTGTCAGCAGACACGACGATTTGCCGGAGGTTGCCCTTCTGGAGCAGGAAGATGCGCTGTTTTTTTATGCGCCGGGTCCTCACAGCTGGCAATACCAGGGAGGAAATTTTACGCGGAGCACAAACCTGTATACTGATACTGCCTGGTATTTTGTAACTGTAGTAAGCGGTCGGGGAAAAAGAGTAGCCCGGGATATGAGTACACCTGCTGCCACTGTTACCGTCAACAGCTATGATTACCGTGTATGGCATGAGAGCGATAGCATCAATTTCCTGAGCAGTGGTAAACAATGGTGGGGTACTAATTTCAGTAGCGTAAAGCCTTCTTTGGGTCTTTCATTTCCAATGGAACAGGCGCCTACCTCACTGAAAGTAGGGCTAAGGGTAGCTGCCAGAGGGACCAGTACCAGCAGATTTTCCTTGAAGATTGGGAATAGTGTCGTCGGTACGCTTAATTTATCGCCTGTAAGTGGCAATATATTTGAATCCTTTGCAGCGGTGGCCTCAGGCTATTATACCGCTGGTTATACAGGTGATATATTACCTGTTGAACTTACATTCACACCTGGTGGTGGCGGTGCGCAGGGATGGCTGGATTATGTGAGTGTACAGGCACGTTATCCCTTGAAAAAAGGAGGGTTGGATCAGCTGTTTTTCCGCGATGCAATATCTGTCGCTCCGGGGCAGACAGCACAGTATCGCATCAGAGAGGCGAATAGCGCGACAGTCGTACTGGATGTGACAACACCATTATCACCGGTACGGCTCAATACACAGCTGACAGGTACGATGCTCACGTTTTCAAGAGATTGCAGCACATTGCATGAATATGTGGCATTTGACGGAAAACAGGACCTGCCGCTTATTAAGGGCGGAGTAGTACCTAATCAGGACTTACACGACATCAATGGCACAAATATGCTGATAGTGACCACTCCGTCTTTGCGAACAGCAGCCTCCAAACTGGCTGCCTGGCATGGTACACATGATGGGCTGAACGTGAGAGTGGTAACGGTGAATGAGATCTATAACGAATTTGCTTCCGGTACGCCGGATCCTACGGCAATCAGGGACTTTGTGAAGATGTGTCATGACCGTGGAGGACTGCAATACCTGTTATTATTCGGAGATGCCTCCTACGACTATAAAAACAGGATAGCAGGTAATACGAACATGATACCTACCTGGCAAAGCACCATCTCTACAGATCCTGTATATGCCTATCCTTCAGATGACTTCTTTGGTTTTCTGGATGATGCAGATGATATCAATGATAACGGCAGAGTAAATCTGCTGGATGTAGCAATAGGCAGATTGCCGGTACAACAGCCTTCACAGGCAGAAGTTGTGGTGAATAAGATCATTGGATATAATGTGCCGGCTAACTATGGTCGCTGGCAGCAACATATCACTATTGTGGCAGATGACGGTGATGATAACCTGCATCTGCAGGACGCAGAAAGTATGAGCCAGATAGTGAGTACGCAATGGCCGGCAGGCAATATCAAAAAGATATACCTGGATGCCTATCCGAAAATAGCAGATCCAGGCGGTAGCCGATATCCGGCAGTCAATACTGCTATTGCAGAAGATCTTTTTGACGGAACGCTGATATGGAACTATACGGGCCATGGTAGCTATTCCCGGCTGGCAGAAGAGGTCATATTGGAAGAAAGTTCTTTGGATACCTGGAAAAATGGTGGCAGACTGCCGTTGTTTATCACTGCAACGTGCGATTTTGCACCTTTTGATAACCCGGCCTATGTTTCCCTGGGAGAAAAGTTGTTGCTGAAGGAGCAGGGTGGCGGTATCGCCTTGATGACCACTACAAGAACAGTATTCTCTGCTTCCAACAAGGTAATGAATGCTAACTATCTGGAAAGGCTGCTGACACCCCATGAAGATGGTCGTATGCCAACATTGGGAGAAGCGGCTATGCTGGCGAAGAATAAAACATCTGCTACGCTCATTGACATTCCTAACAACCGGAAGTTTCAGTTGCTGGGGGATCCTGCGCTGACGCTGGCTTTTCCGCAGTATCACGTGGTGACTGATTCTATCAATGGGAAAGCTGTTGGTGATATTCCTGATACGCTGAAAGCTATGGGTAAATATACGGTGAAAGGTCACCTGGAAGATGAACAGGGCATACGGCAGGATAGTTACAAGGGTACCTTGTATACCACTGTGTATGATAAACCTGCTTTGCAGTATACATTGGGCAATGATGCAGGTAGCACCAAAGCAGCTTATTACCAGCGTCAGAATATCCTTTATCGTGGCCAGCAGAGCGTTCAGAATGGGTGGTTCTCCTGCACATTTGTAGTGCCGGCAGATATCGATTACCAGTCAGGCGCTGGTGCATTGAGTTTCTATGCGGCTAACAGTATTATGGCGGCAGGTGGCGTCTACACCGGTGTGCAGATAGGCGGTACGGCTGATGGTATTGAACAAGATCAGTCGGGACCTGTTATTAAAGCATATCTGGACAATGAGTATTTCCGCAATGGAGGGCTGACTGCTGAGAATCCGGTACTGTTGTTGCATCTGAAGGATGATCAGGGCATCAATACTTCCGGTTATGGAATAGGGCATGATCTGATCGCGACACTGGACAATGATGAAGGGCAGTATTACATACTGAATAACTTCTTCGAAGCCACAACAGACAGCTACCAGGAAGGCCATGTGCGGTTCCCGTTGTACAATCTTACAGAAGGTCCGCATACAATGTCCATCAGGGCCTGGGATACGCATAATAACTCAGGTAAGGCCACATTGCAGTTCCGGGTGATAAAGTCATCCGGGATGACGGTAGGAAAAGCCAGCTGTTATCCTAATCCGTTTCACGACCAGACACAGTTCACGTTTGAGCATAATCAACAGAACCAGGTACTGGATGTAATCGTGCGGATCTATACGATAACAGGGCAACAAATAAAAACTATGCGTCATACAATAAATGATGGTGGTAGCCGTTATGTAGGGGCATCCTGGGATGGAACCAACGATTCCAAAGCAAGGGTGCCGCCTGGAATGTATATATATAGTATTTTGGTAACAGCGAATGGTAAAACATCGATTTTAGGCGGAAAAGTATCTGTATTTTAA
- a CDS encoding TerC family protein has translation MQIAEMFQQIMDNPIPALLIVGNLIIIESLLSVDNAAVLATMVMDLPKDQRNRALKYGIIGAYVFRGICLLFASLLIKVWWLKPIGGLYLLYLTFDYFKKKAEKSRAEKAGVVEEEAEEIDKSQNWLYKSTIGWMGQFWATVALVEIMDLAFSIDNVFAAVAFSDNIVLIWTGVFIGILAMRFVAQGFVRLMEKYPFLETAAFLVIGVLGIKLMLAIYEHFFPETAASKFLESHEADWATSIITVSIFLIPIITSALFNYPKKHKVEAKAE, from the coding sequence ATGCAAATCGCTGAAATGTTCCAGCAGATCATGGATAACCCGATCCCGGCGTTACTGATCGTTGGAAACCTGATTATTATTGAAAGCCTGTTGTCGGTGGATAATGCGGCTGTACTGGCTACAATGGTAATGGACCTGCCTAAGGATCAACGTAACAGAGCCCTGAAATATGGTATTATCGGAGCTTACGTCTTCCGTGGTATCTGTCTGCTGTTTGCGTCTCTCCTCATTAAAGTATGGTGGCTGAAACCAATCGGTGGTCTTTATCTCCTGTACCTGACCTTTGACTATTTTAAAAAGAAAGCAGAGAAGTCCCGGGCTGAAAAAGCTGGCGTTGTAGAAGAAGAAGCGGAGGAAATTGACAAAAGCCAGAACTGGTTGTATAAATCTACTATCGGCTGGATGGGTCAGTTCTGGGCTACAGTAGCGCTGGTAGAAATTATGGACCTCGCTTTCTCTATCGATAACGTATTTGCAGCAGTTGCGTTCAGTGATAATATCGTACTGATCTGGACCGGCGTATTTATCGGTATCCTGGCGATGCGTTTTGTAGCGCAGGGTTTCGTACGTCTGATGGAAAAGTATCCTTTCCTGGAAACAGCCGCATTCCTGGTAATCGGTGTACTGGGTATCAAACTGATGCTGGCTATTTACGAACATTTCTTCCCGGAAACAGCTGCTTCCAAATTCCTGGAAAGCCATGAAGCTGACTGGGCGACTTCCATCATCACAGTGTCTATCTTCCTGATTCCTATCATCACAAGTGCACTGTTCAACTACCCTAAAAAACATAAGGTAGAAGCAAAAGCTGAATAG
- a CDS encoding LytR/AlgR family response regulator transcription factor: MTIQAIAIDDELPALKLIENFCSEVEGIQLQKTFNVPADALKHIGKYPVDLLFLDINMPSVTGTDFYRSLQQEAMVIFTTAHAEYAVEGFNLNAVDYLLKPFTFERFQQAVQKAQQLIQSRHTQPAATPPLVFRVDYGLTRVQLNEILFIEGLDDYLKIHLHQQAPLIVRMTMKALLEKLPPQSFIRVHRSFIVALDRVEQVRNKTIHIAGHEIPVSSSYETAFFSQFRQQ, translated from the coding sequence ATGACCATACAAGCGATCGCCATAGACGACGAATTACCGGCGCTGAAACTCATTGAAAATTTCTGTTCAGAAGTAGAGGGTATACAATTACAGAAAACGTTCAACGTACCGGCAGATGCATTAAAGCATATCGGGAAATATCCCGTTGATCTGCTGTTTCTTGATATCAATATGCCTTCTGTTACAGGCACTGATTTCTATCGCTCCTTACAGCAGGAAGCCATGGTCATCTTTACTACCGCACACGCGGAATATGCGGTAGAAGGATTTAATCTGAATGCCGTCGATTATCTGCTGAAGCCTTTTACATTCGAACGCTTCCAACAAGCCGTGCAAAAAGCACAACAGCTTATACAATCCCGGCATACGCAGCCCGCGGCTACGCCTCCGCTTGTATTCAGGGTCGACTACGGACTCACAAGAGTACAATTGAATGAAATACTCTTCATTGAAGGATTGGACGATTACCTGAAAATACACCTGCATCAACAGGCACCACTCATCGTCAGAATGACAATGAAAGCCTTGCTGGAAAAACTACCGCCACAATCATTCATTCGTGTGCACAGATCTTTTATCGTCGCGCTCGACCGGGTGGAACAGGTACGCAATAAAACCATTCATATTGCCGGACACGAAATACCTGTCAGCAGCAGTTACGAGACGGCTTTCTTTAGTCAGTTCAGGCAACAGTAA
- a CDS encoding SUMF1/EgtB/PvdO family nonheme iron enzyme, protein MSACSFGKKKEKSSATGWNYNDPKMGGFSVAKNKDQQTGPGLVFVQGGTFAMGATEQDVMADWNNIPRRITVSSFYIDETEVANVHYREYLYWLRRMYDESFPDVYRKALPDTLVWRSELAYNEPLVEYYFRHPAYNDYPVVGVNWKQAVDYCKWRSNRVNEKMLIDKGLLSQNDMKNQSDDNTFDTKAYTAGLYEGIPGKMSKSTKEQFRNADGSPRTAQFEDGVMLPNYRLPTEAEWEYAALGYIGQNPGPSKKEGKRGEELIMNKQVYSWGTNNSGLRDIRRGAWQGQFLANFKRGSGDNMGMAGGLNDRASIPGPVIAFFPNTFGIYNMSGNVSEWVLDVYRPLNPIDGDDFNYFRGNKFQTTYMNGESEPEKDSLGHLKMRDVTDEESANRLNYQKGDVINYLDGDSLSNVEYGYGITSLINDKSHVVKGGSWNDRAYWLSPGARRYMQEDMATNTVGFRCAMDRVGSPEGNKFKTGQLFKKQRQKR, encoded by the coding sequence ATGTCCGCATGTTCATTTGGCAAGAAAAAGGAGAAATCCTCTGCTACTGGCTGGAATTACAATGATCCTAAGATGGGTGGTTTCAGTGTGGCCAAAAATAAGGACCAGCAGACTGGTCCGGGTCTTGTTTTCGTGCAGGGCGGTACCTTCGCCATGGGAGCGACTGAACAGGACGTAATGGCTGACTGGAATAACATCCCTAGACGTATTACTGTTTCTTCCTTCTACATCGATGAAACGGAAGTGGCAAACGTTCACTACCGCGAGTACCTCTACTGGTTACGCCGTATGTACGATGAATCCTTCCCTGACGTATACCGCAAAGCTTTACCGGACACCCTGGTATGGCGTAGCGAATTGGCTTACAATGAGCCACTCGTAGAATACTACTTCCGTCACCCTGCCTACAACGATTATCCGGTAGTAGGTGTGAACTGGAAACAGGCCGTTGACTATTGTAAATGGCGTTCCAACCGTGTGAACGAAAAAATGCTGATCGATAAAGGTCTGCTGTCTCAGAATGATATGAAAAACCAGTCTGACGACAACACCTTCGATACCAAAGCATATACTGCGGGTCTTTATGAAGGTATCCCTGGTAAAATGTCAAAATCTACCAAGGAGCAGTTCAGAAACGCAGATGGTTCTCCTCGTACCGCTCAGTTCGAAGATGGTGTAATGTTACCAAACTACCGCCTCCCGACAGAAGCTGAATGGGAATACGCGGCACTCGGTTACATCGGTCAGAACCCTGGCCCTTCTAAGAAAGAAGGTAAACGTGGTGAGGAGTTGATCATGAACAAACAGGTTTATTCCTGGGGTACCAACAACAGCGGTCTGAGAGATATCCGCCGTGGTGCATGGCAAGGTCAGTTCCTGGCGAACTTCAAACGTGGTTCCGGTGATAACATGGGTATGGCAGGTGGTCTGAATGACCGTGCATCTATCCCTGGTCCTGTAATAGCATTCTTCCCGAACACTTTCGGTATCTATAACATGTCAGGTAACGTGAGCGAGTGGGTACTGGACGTTTATCGTCCGCTGAACCCCATCGACGGTGATGACTTCAACTACTTCCGTGGTAACAAATTCCAGACTACCTATATGAATGGCGAAAGCGAGCCTGAAAAAGATAGCCTGGGTCACCTGAAAATGCGTGACGTAACTGACGAAGAAAGTGCTAACCGTCTGAACTACCAGAAAGGTGATGTTATCAACTACCTTGATGGTGACTCCCTGTCTAACGTAGAATATGGTTACGGTATCACTTCCCTGATCAACGACAAATCTCACGTTGTAAAAGGTGGTAGCTGGAACGACCGCGCTTACTGGCTGTCTCCAGGTGCACGTCGCTACATGCAGGAAGATATGGCGACTAACACAGTAGGTTTCCGTTGTGCAATGGACCGTGTGGGTAGCCCTGAAGGTAACAAGTTCAAAACTGGTCAGCTGTTCAAGAAACAACGCCAGAAAAGATAG
- a CDS encoding sensor histidine kinase, giving the protein MKGRVSQVLIHITGCVIFLALPIVFSPDASNLSDLWRYPPALKDFLVYLVILLFFYFNYFVLIPQYYFRRKYLAFFLISLICFTIIVLLPNMLVDFRGGPPREGYEWPANNPMPMPSDRHPHEMQHSPMEQADEMSRQGNDHPSLPDRSFSPQPPPGMGPGALPQYNHHPVSRSILLDIGHQVFLFLAVFFFSLILRITDRWRQTEKEKLNAELSYLKAQINPHFLFNILNTIYSLAVEKSDQTGTAVVKLSQMMRYVISDAGHQLVPLSREIDYLRNYIELQKMRFGDQLPLSFTVTGQATGQLIAPLILISFVENAFKHGVNAAENTDIKITVNILENRLHFSAFNNKVTIKELPETEGGIGLENTCKRLQLLYPASHTLVIKDEATYFEVSLSLQLS; this is encoded by the coding sequence ATGAAAGGAAGAGTTAGTCAGGTGCTTATACATATTACCGGTTGCGTGATCTTTCTGGCACTACCAATCGTATTCTCACCGGATGCCAGCAATCTGTCAGACCTGTGGAGATACCCACCTGCCCTGAAAGATTTCCTGGTATACCTGGTCATCCTGCTGTTCTTCTATTTCAACTATTTCGTCCTGATCCCACAGTATTACTTCCGTCGGAAATATCTGGCATTCTTCCTCATTTCGCTGATCTGTTTCACAATCATTGTACTCTTACCCAATATGTTGGTGGACTTCAGAGGCGGTCCTCCGCGGGAAGGTTACGAGTGGCCCGCCAATAATCCCATGCCGATGCCTTCTGACAGGCATCCACACGAAATGCAGCACTCTCCGATGGAACAGGCAGACGAAATGAGCCGTCAAGGGAACGATCATCCATCGCTTCCGGACAGGTCTTTTTCTCCTCAACCTCCTCCTGGTATGGGCCCAGGCGCCCTGCCACAGTATAATCACCATCCGGTATCCCGTTCTATTTTACTGGATATCGGACACCAGGTATTCCTGTTTCTGGCGGTATTCTTTTTTTCCCTGATACTCCGCATTACGGACCGATGGCGACAAACAGAAAAAGAAAAACTCAATGCAGAGTTATCTTATCTGAAAGCACAGATCAATCCACATTTTCTGTTCAATATCCTGAATACAATCTATTCGCTGGCTGTTGAAAAATCAGATCAGACAGGAACAGCTGTCGTCAAACTATCACAAATGATGCGTTATGTGATCAGCGACGCCGGGCACCAACTGGTGCCGCTATCCAGAGAAATCGACTATCTGCGTAATTATATCGAATTACAGAAAATGCGTTTCGGCGATCAGCTTCCCCTGTCCTTTACAGTAACAGGACAGGCTACCGGCCAACTGATTGCGCCGTTGATACTGATCTCGTTCGTTGAAAATGCATTCAAACATGGCGTCAACGCAGCTGAAAATACCGACATTAAAATAACTGTGAACATACTGGAAAATCGACTTCATTTTTCTGCATTTAATAACAAGGTGACCATAAAGGAATTGCCGGAAACAGAAGGTGGTATAGGTCTGGAAAACACGTGCAAACGCCTGCAACTGCTATATCCTGCCAGCCATACGCTGGTGATCAAAGATGAAGCAACTTATTTTGAAGTATCTCTCTCATTACAATTATCATGA